A section of the Meles meles chromosome 8, mMelMel3.1 paternal haplotype, whole genome shotgun sequence genome encodes:
- the ART1 gene encoding GPI-linked NAD(P)(+)--arginine ADP-ribosyltransferase 1 → MQTPAMLCLLLVCTGLLEALQAQSHPISQRDLFSQELPLDMAPASFDDQYEGCAAAMTAALPDLNQTEFQANKVYADGWVQASSQWQDRQAWGPEWVLSPTGLPPPPPGFRDEHGVALLAYTANSPLHKQFNAAVREAGRSRAYYLHHFSFKTLHFLLTEALQLLGRGQRSPQCRQVFRGVHGLRFRPAGPGATVRLGGFASASLKNVAAQQFGEDTFFGIWTCLGAPIKGYSFFPGEEEVLIPPFETFQVINASRPAQGPARIYLRALGKRSTYNCEYIKDKQCKSRSCPLGNSAMGQGPCSSVWSLLLPVWFLVGGTFP, encoded by the exons ATGCAGACCCCTGCCATGCTGTGTCTGCTGCTTGTGTGCACGGGCCTCCTAGAAGCGCTGCAA GCCCAGAGCCACCCCATCTCTCAACGAGACCTATTCTCTCAAGAACTGCCCCTGGACATGGCCCCAGCCTCCTTTGATGACCAGTATGAAGGCTGTGCAGCGGCCATGACAGCAGCTCTCCCAGATCTCAACCAAACTGAGTTCCAGGCCAACAAAGTGTACGCGGATGGCTGGGTGCAGGCAAGCAGCCAATGGCAGGACCGCCAGGCCTGGGGGCCAGAGTGGGTCCTGAGCCCTACTGGGTTGCCCCCGCCACCCCCTGGCTTCCGCGATGAGCATGGGGTGGCCCTCCTGGCCTACACCGCCAACAGCCCCCTGCACAAGCAGTTCAATGCCGCCGTGCGCGAGGCAGGCCGCTCCAGAGCCTACTACCTCCACCACTTCTCCTTCAAGACGCTCCATTTCCTGCTGACCGAGGCCCTACAGCTGCTGGGCAGGGGCCAGCGGTCGCCCCAGTGCCGTCAAGTGTTCCGAGGGGTGCACGGCCTGCGCTTCCGGCCGGCGGGGCCCGGGGCAACCGTCAGGCTGGGGGGGTTTGCCTCTGCATCCCTAAAGAATGTTGCAGCCCAGCAATTTGGGGAAGACACCTTCTTTGGCATCTGGACCTGTCTCGGGGCACCTATCAAGGGCTACTCCTTCttccctggggaggaggaggtgctGATCCCCCCCTTCGAGACCTTCCAGGTGATCAACGCCAGCAGACCCGCCCAGGGCCCCGCCCGCATCTACCTCCGGGCCCTGGGCAAACGCAGCACCTACAACTGCGAGTACATCAAAG ACAAGCAATGCAAGTCCAGGTCCTGCCCTCTTGGTAACTCAG CCATGGGTCAAGGCCCCTGTTCTTCAGTCTGGTCCCTCCTACTGCCAGTTTGGTTCCTTGTCGGGGGAACCTTTCCATAG